Proteins from one Setaria italica strain Yugu1 chromosome V, Setaria_italica_v2.0, whole genome shotgun sequence genomic window:
- the LOC101778144 gene encoding transcription factor HY5, with the protein MAAQEQEQEKQQAKTSTTSSLPSSSERSSSSAPNNLREGGVESDEEIRRVPEMGGASASASSGAGADERPKEDGKQGQLVVAAGAQGQPLAAGKKRGRTAGDKEQNRLKRLLRNRVSAQQARERKKAYLTELEAKAKDLELRNAELEQRVSTLQNENNTLRQILKNTTAHASKRSSGGGAGGKGGDGGKKHHFTKS; encoded by the exons atggcggcacaggagcaggagcaggagaagcAGCAGGCGAAGACGAGCACCACGAGCTCGCTCCCATCCAGCTCCGAGCGCTCCTCCAGCTCCGCCCCCAACAATCTCAGGGAAGGAG GAGTGGAGAGCGACGAGGAGATACGGCGGGTGCCGGAGATGGGcggcgcgtcggcgtcggcctcgTCGGGGGCGGGCGCGGACGAGCGCCCCAAGGAGGACGGCAAGCAGGGGCAGCTGGTGGTGGCCGCGGGGGCGCAGGGGCAGCCGCTGGCGGCGGGGAAGAAGCGCGGGCGCACCGCGGGGGACAAGGAGCAGAACCGGTTGAAGCGCCTGCTGCGGAACCGCGTCTCGGCGCAGCAGGCGCGGGAGCGGAAGAAGGCGTACCTGACGGAGCTGGAGGCGAAGGCCAAGGACCTCGAGCTCCGCAATGCCGAGCTCGAGCAGCGGGTCTCCACGCTCCAGAACGAGAACAACACGCTCCGCCAg ATTCTGAAGAACACGACGGCGCACGCGAGcaagaggagcagcggcggcggtgccggcggcaagggcggggacggcggcaagAAGCACCACTTCACCAAGAGCTGA